The proteins below come from a single Minwuia thermotolerans genomic window:
- a CDS encoding methyltransferase yields MAGPKIDTVRLQRISKGYWEAGAFFAAIDLEAFTLIDAGKNTVEKLGAAAGIGALNAERLLDALAGMDLVTRDASGVYANPPDVDRFLVKGKPGYAGAWMCFLRESWPDWNRMAEILKQDTPADRLGMYDDLTEESARAYHEATYSIGLGAARKFHREVDLSGRRRIMDLGGGSGAYCIVAADTYPEIEGVVLDLPPVVPVARDYIAKHGVGDRVSAEVCDFTADPLPRGCDVAIQASNLPIYDRAIIGALVQRIHDALEPGGEYHLIGEMVDDDRMGPIGPALWGLYEAIPGSTGHAHSIAECIGYLEAAGFENVTATEFIPKTLTRVTGSKRR; encoded by the coding sequence ATGGCCGGACCGAAGATCGACACGGTGCGCCTGCAGCGCATCTCCAAGGGCTACTGGGAAGCGGGCGCGTTCTTCGCCGCCATCGACCTGGAGGCCTTCACCCTGATCGACGCGGGCAAGAATACGGTCGAGAAGCTGGGCGCCGCCGCCGGCATTGGCGCGCTCAATGCGGAGCGGCTGCTCGACGCCCTGGCCGGCATGGACCTGGTGACCCGTGACGCAAGCGGCGTCTACGCGAACCCGCCGGACGTCGACCGCTTCCTGGTCAAGGGCAAGCCGGGCTATGCCGGCGCCTGGATGTGCTTCCTCAGGGAAAGCTGGCCCGACTGGAACCGCATGGCCGAGATCCTGAAGCAGGACACGCCGGCCGACCGGCTCGGCATGTATGACGACCTGACCGAGGAAAGCGCGCGCGCCTATCACGAGGCGACCTATTCGATCGGTCTCGGTGCGGCGCGCAAGTTCCACCGGGAGGTCGACCTGTCCGGACGGCGGCGCATCATGGACCTGGGCGGCGGTTCCGGCGCCTACTGCATCGTCGCCGCCGACACCTATCCGGAGATCGAAGGGGTCGTGCTCGATCTGCCGCCCGTGGTGCCCGTGGCCCGCGACTACATCGCGAAGCATGGCGTCGGCGACCGGGTCAGCGCCGAGGTCTGCGACTTCACCGCCGATCCGCTGCCCCGGGGCTGCGACGTGGCGATCCAGGCATCCAACCTGCCGATCTATGACCGCGCGATCATCGGCGCACTGGTGCAGCGCATCCACGACGCGCTGGAGCCGGGCGGCGAGTATCACCTGATCGGGGAGATGGTCGACGACGACCGCATGGGCCCGATCGGCCCGGCGCTCTGGGGGCTCTACGAGGCGATTCCCGGCTCGACCGGCCACGCCCATTCGATCGCGGAATGCATTGGCTATCTGGAGGCCGCCGGCTTCGAGAATGTCACGGCGACGGAGTTCATTCCGAAGACGCTGACGCGGGTCACGGGCAGCAAGCGGAGGTAG
- a CDS encoding 1-deoxy-D-xylulose-5-phosphate synthase N-terminal domain-containing protein yields the protein MPDTGATMNDLHLLQQLERKVLWLSSWTIHHANHVRENRDGLKVGGHQASCASVSTLMTALYFAVLRPEDRVAVKPHASPVFHAIQYLFGRQSRERLERFRAWGGAQSYPSRTKDADDVDYSTGSVGLGVAATMFSSMIQDYVRLQGLADDGEPPARMVAVLGDAELDEGNVFEALMEGWKHDVRNLWWIIDYNRQSLDGVVNDRLFEKITGFFRAVGWEVVTLKYGKLQQQAFEGPAGGALKAWIDDCPNQLYSALTFKGGAAWREHLARDLKDADGGREFLDSHDDAALQRLMTNLAGHDMAAVLEGLRGVNSDLPHCFVAYTVKGFGLPLAGHKDNHAGLMTPDQMAGFREIMGVAEGEEWSPTAGLEADADDLMAFLRAAPFNARKPLPPAPLIDVPEIAAPAGERMSTQEAFGRILNDLSREDSDFTRRMITASPDVTVSTNLGPWVNRRRIFDRNPQPDVFREEHVASPQRWEKSPTGQHVELGIAENNLFLFLSQAGLADRQFGARLLPVGTLYDPFIARGLDALNYACYQDARFMVVATPSGVSLAPEGGAHQSVSTPLIGLGQPGLLSYEPAFADELAAIMAFGFRHMQADDGAAIYLRLSTRALAQPERELSAGERDAAVLGARWLVEPSGDAEVAVAFQGAIAAEALKAFEEIAADCPGAGLLAVTSADRLYRHWKRDGERSHVAALLGRLAPDAGLVTVIDGHPATLAWLGGVKGHATEALGVTRFGQSGDTIDLYADQGIDADAIADAAARALVRRAAR from the coding sequence ATGCCCGACACCGGCGCGACGATGAACGACCTGCACCTGCTTCAGCAACTGGAGCGGAAGGTACTGTGGCTGTCGTCCTGGACGATCCATCACGCCAACCATGTGCGCGAGAACCGCGACGGGCTGAAGGTCGGCGGCCACCAGGCCTCCTGCGCTTCGGTGTCGACATTGATGACCGCGCTCTATTTCGCGGTGCTCAGGCCCGAGGACCGGGTCGCGGTGAAACCCCACGCTTCGCCGGTCTTCCACGCCATCCAGTATTTGTTCGGTCGCCAGAGCCGGGAGCGGCTGGAGCGGTTCCGGGCCTGGGGCGGGGCCCAGTCCTATCCCTCCCGGACCAAGGACGCCGACGATGTGGACTATTCGACGGGGTCCGTCGGGCTCGGCGTCGCGGCGACCATGTTCTCCTCGATGATCCAGGACTATGTCCGTCTGCAGGGTCTCGCAGATGACGGCGAGCCGCCGGCGCGCATGGTCGCCGTGCTCGGCGACGCCGAGCTGGACGAGGGCAATGTCTTCGAAGCCCTGATGGAGGGCTGGAAGCACGACGTGCGGAACCTCTGGTGGATCATCGACTACAACCGCCAGAGCCTGGATGGCGTGGTCAACGACCGGTTGTTCGAGAAGATCACGGGCTTCTTCCGCGCCGTGGGCTGGGAAGTGGTGACGCTGAAATACGGCAAGCTGCAGCAGCAGGCCTTCGAGGGGCCGGCGGGCGGCGCGCTGAAGGCCTGGATCGACGACTGTCCGAACCAGCTCTATTCGGCGCTGACCTTCAAGGGCGGCGCGGCCTGGCGGGAGCACCTTGCCCGCGATCTGAAGGACGCCGATGGCGGTCGCGAGTTTCTCGACAGCCACGACGACGCGGCGCTGCAGCGCCTGATGACCAATCTGGCCGGTCACGACATGGCCGCAGTGCTGGAGGGGCTGCGCGGCGTCAATTCCGATCTGCCGCACTGCTTCGTCGCCTACACGGTCAAGGGCTTCGGCCTGCCGCTGGCCGGCCACAAGGACAATCACGCCGGCCTGATGACGCCGGACCAGATGGCTGGTTTCCGCGAGATCATGGGCGTCGCCGAGGGCGAGGAGTGGTCGCCGACCGCGGGTCTGGAGGCCGATGCCGACGACCTGATGGCCTTCCTGCGCGCCGCGCCCTTCAACGCCCGCAAGCCGCTGCCGCCGGCGCCGCTGATCGACGTGCCGGAGATCGCCGCGCCGGCCGGCGAGCGCATGTCCACGCAGGAGGCGTTCGGACGGATACTCAACGATCTGAGCCGGGAAGACAGCGACTTCACCCGGCGCATGATCACGGCCTCACCCGACGTCACGGTCTCGACCAATCTCGGACCCTGGGTGAACCGGCGAAGAATCTTCGACCGCAACCCGCAGCCGGACGTCTTCCGCGAGGAACACGTCGCCTCCCCGCAGCGCTGGGAGAAGTCGCCGACGGGCCAGCATGTCGAACTGGGCATTGCGGAGAACAATCTCTTCCTCTTCCTCTCGCAGGCGGGGCTCGCCGACCGCCAGTTCGGCGCCCGGCTCCTGCCGGTGGGCACGCTCTACGATCCCTTCATCGCCCGGGGGCTCGATGCGCTGAACTACGCCTGCTACCAGGACGCGCGGTTCATGGTGGTGGCGACGCCGTCGGGCGTCTCGCTGGCGCCGGAAGGCGGCGCGCACCAGTCGGTCTCGACTCCGCTGATCGGCCTGGGCCAGCCGGGCCTGCTCAGCTACGAGCCCGCCTTCGCCGACGAACTGGCGGCGATCATGGCTTTCGGCTTTCGCCACATGCAGGCCGACGACGGCGCCGCGATCTATCTCCGGCTTTCGACCCGGGCGCTGGCGCAGCCCGAGCGCGAGCTTTCCGCGGGCGAGCGCGATGCGGCGGTGCTCGGCGCACGCTGGCTGGTGGAACCGTCCGGCGACGCCGAGGTGGCCGTCGCCTTTCAGGGCGCGATCGCAGCCGAGGCGCTGAAGGCGTTCGAGGAGATCGCGGCTGACTGCCCCGGTGCGGGACTGCTCGCGGTGACCTCGGCCGACCGGCTCTACCGGCACTGGAAGCGCGACGGCGAGCGCAGCCATGTCGCGGCGCTGCTGGGCCGGCTGGCGCCGGACGCGGGGCTTGTCACCGTGATCGACGGCCATCCCGCGACGCTCGCCTGGCTGGGCGGTGTGAAGGGGCACGCGACCGAGGCGCTGGGCGTCACTCGCTTCGGCCAGTCGGGCGACACGATCGATCTCTACGCCGATCAGGGCATCGACGCCGACGCCATAGCCGATGCCGCGGCCCGGGCGCTGGTCCGCCGCGCGGCGCGCTGA
- the lpxK gene encoding tetraacyldisaccharide 4'-kinase, protein MKAPHFWAPGGAALPRLALRPFSLPWRAAAWLRRATANPHDPGVPVVCVGNLVMGGAGKTPTVRMLADWFRAHGLRPGVLSRGYGGGLSGRGATLVDPSRHSAAEVGDEALLHAAHGPTVVAADRRRGAELLARHADIIVMDDGHQNPALVKALSIIVVDTAYGFGNGAVFPAGPLRESIATGLGRANAVIAIGGGSIGERLQRGPLSVLRGDLIPDTAAQALAGCRVHAFCGIARPEKFRETLRSIGAEITGYRDFPDHHPFRKTEIEAVLKAAAAENAIPVTTAKDGVRLAAEQRAKVTVVEVALRLDQPESLDALLSPLLALVRPSGGADAAQDG, encoded by the coding sequence ATGAAGGCCCCGCATTTCTGGGCGCCCGGCGGGGCCGCCCTGCCGCGGCTGGCGCTGCGGCCCTTCAGTCTACCCTGGCGGGCGGCCGCTTGGCTGCGGCGGGCAACGGCCAATCCCCATGACCCCGGCGTTCCAGTGGTCTGTGTCGGCAATCTCGTAATGGGGGGCGCCGGCAAGACGCCCACTGTCCGGATGCTCGCCGACTGGTTCCGCGCTCATGGGCTACGGCCGGGCGTGCTGAGCCGGGGATATGGCGGCGGACTGTCGGGACGGGGCGCAACCCTGGTCGATCCGTCGCGCCACAGCGCGGCTGAGGTCGGCGACGAAGCCCTGCTTCACGCCGCGCACGGCCCGACGGTGGTCGCCGCCGACCGCCGCCGGGGCGCGGAACTGCTGGCGCGCCACGCCGACATCATCGTGATGGACGACGGGCACCAGAACCCGGCCCTGGTCAAGGCGCTCTCGATCATCGTCGTCGACACCGCATACGGCTTCGGCAACGGCGCGGTCTTTCCCGCCGGCCCGCTCAGGGAAAGCATCGCCACCGGCCTCGGCCGCGCCAACGCCGTAATCGCCATTGGCGGCGGAAGCATCGGCGAACGGCTGCAGCGCGGGCCCCTTTCCGTGCTGCGAGGCGATCTCATTCCCGATACGGCCGCGCAGGCGCTGGCCGGCTGCCGGGTCCACGCCTTCTGCGGCATCGCCCGGCCCGAAAAGTTCCGCGAGACCCTGCGCAGCATCGGCGCGGAGATCACCGGATACCGGGATTTCCCCGATCATCATCCCTTCCGCAAGACCGAGATCGAAGCTGTGCTGAAGGCGGCGGCGGCGGAGAACGCCATTCCGGTGACGACCGCGAAGGACGGGGTCCGCCTGGCGGCGGAACAGCGCGCCAAGGTCACGGTCGTCGAGGTCGCCCTGCGGCTCGACCAGCCGGAAAGCCTCGACGCCCTGCTGTCGCCGCTGCTCGCCCTCGTGCGGCCGTCAGGCGGCGCGGATGCGGCGCAGGACGGCTGA
- a CDS encoding ABC transporter ATP-binding protein, which translates to MQNQKASKGAGRRTPTGRLVRRIWSDYMSRYKRDLVIGLISIAVVAGTTGAIAHMMEPIINEIFINQNREKLFGIPLMIIGIFTVMAVATFGQHYVMRAVGIRVANDVQGDLYDRMIRSDLRFFYNHTVGQSISRFLTDAQMMQEALATTFVALVRDSMTAIALIIVMFTKDWQMALVAMIVLPAAGLPIARIGRLSRKSSQQVQQASGFLASFLSDTLTSIRQVKAYNREDYEARRARDALAIRLATLLKNLRVRALISPIIEVIAGVAVAAAVLYGGIRVIEGALTPGAFFAFLTALLLAASPIRQLGKVNAAFQSGLAAAERLFDALDSLPQIEDRSGGRELKVPRGHVRFDDVRFVYPDGTEALHGITLECRPGETIALVGQSGGGKSTILNLVGRFYDTSGGQVTIDNQAVDAVSVESLRRAIGFVSQETALFDDTVRANIAYSKPDATDDEIEAAAEGANAHGFISALPDGYQTVVGSAGFRLSGGQRQRIAIARAMLRDAPILLLDEATSALDADSERKVQAALNRLQKGRSTITVAHRLSTVINADRIYVIEDGRVAESGSHGELMARGGRYAELYSGDAEITAAAAVGAE; encoded by the coding sequence GTGCAGAATCAGAAGGCTTCGAAGGGCGCGGGACGGCGGACGCCGACGGGCAGGCTCGTGCGCCGGATCTGGTCGGACTACATGTCCCGCTACAAGCGGGACCTGGTCATCGGCCTGATCTCCATCGCCGTGGTCGCCGGCACGACCGGCGCCATCGCCCACATGATGGAGCCGATCATCAACGAGATCTTCATCAACCAGAACCGCGAGAAGCTGTTCGGGATCCCGCTGATGATCATCGGCATCTTCACCGTCATGGCGGTAGCGACTTTCGGCCAGCACTATGTGATGCGGGCGGTCGGCATACGCGTGGCGAACGACGTCCAGGGCGATCTCTACGACCGCATGATCCGCTCCGATCTGCGGTTCTTCTACAATCACACGGTCGGACAGTCGATCAGCCGCTTCCTGACCGACGCGCAGATGATGCAGGAAGCGCTGGCGACGACCTTTGTGGCCCTGGTGCGGGACTCCATGACCGCCATCGCGCTGATCATCGTGATGTTCACCAAGGACTGGCAGATGGCGCTGGTGGCGATGATCGTGCTCCCGGCGGCCGGCCTGCCCATCGCGCGCATCGGCCGGCTCTCGCGGAAATCGTCGCAGCAGGTGCAGCAGGCATCGGGCTTTCTCGCCTCCTTTCTCTCCGACACCCTGACGAGCATCCGCCAGGTCAAGGCCTACAATCGGGAGGACTACGAGGCCCGACGCGCCAGGGACGCGCTGGCGATCCGGCTCGCAACCCTGTTGAAGAACCTGCGCGTGCGCGCGCTGATCAGCCCGATCATCGAGGTCATCGCCGGCGTCGCGGTGGCCGCCGCGGTGCTCTATGGCGGCATCAGGGTGATCGAGGGCGCGCTCACGCCCGGCGCCTTCTTCGCCTTTCTCACCGCGTTGCTGCTCGCGGCTTCGCCGATCCGCCAGCTCGGCAAGGTCAACGCTGCCTTCCAGTCGGGCCTGGCGGCGGCGGAACGGCTGTTCGACGCGCTGGACAGCCTGCCGCAGATCGAGGACCGCTCCGGCGGGCGGGAACTGAAGGTGCCGCGCGGCCATGTCCGCTTCGACGACGTCCGCTTCGTCTACCCCGACGGTACCGAGGCGCTGCACGGCATCACGCTGGAATGCCGGCCCGGCGAGACCATCGCGCTGGTCGGCCAGTCCGGCGGCGGCAAATCGACGATCCTCAACCTCGTCGGCCGCTTCTACGACACCAGCGGCGGCCAGGTGACGATCGACAACCAGGCAGTCGACGCGGTCAGCGTCGAGAGCCTGCGCCGCGCCATCGGCTTCGTCAGCCAGGAAACCGCCCTGTTCGATGACACGGTGCGCGCCAATATCGCCTATTCCAAGCCCGACGCGACCGACGACGAGATAGAGGCCGCGGCCGAGGGTGCGAACGCCCACGGCTTCATTTCGGCGCTGCCGGACGGCTATCAGACCGTTGTGGGGTCGGCCGGATTCCGGCTCTCGGGCGGCCAGCGCCAGCGCATCGCCATTGCGCGCGCCATGCTGCGGGACGCGCCGATCCTGCTGCTGGACGAAGCGACCTCGGCGCTGGACGCGGATTCCGAGCGCAAGGTCCAGGCTGCGCTCAACCGCCTTCAGAAGGGCCGCTCGACCATCACGGTCGCCCACCGGCTTTCCACCGTGATCAACGCCGACCGGATCTATGTCATCGAGGACGGGCGGGTGGCGGAATCCGGCAGCCATGGCGAGTTGATGGCCCGCGGCGGGCGCTATGCCGAGCTCTATTCGGGCGACGCGGAGATCACGGCTGCGGCGGCAGTCGGGGCCGAATGA
- a CDS encoding 3-deoxy-D-manno-octulosonic acid transferase, producing the protein MILWLYRRAGRAAAPLGQALLRRRLRAGKEDPDRIGERMGHASLPRPEGPLIWLHAASVGEAQSVLRLIHRLRAERPGTAILITTGTVTSGQMLSRDLPDGALHQYVPVDLPDATGRFVAHWRPDMAIWIESELWPNLLAAMAGTGRPMALINGRMSRRSWRRWRMAPGAARELLSAFRLILAQTDEAAARFADLGGANVRCEGNLKYAADPLPADEEELARLRGIVAARPFWIAASIHPGEDDIALDAHLTLRDSFPDLLTVLVPRHPARAADMARKAEKRGIAWSQRTAGQTPGPDCGVYIADTIGELGLFYRLDGPVFVGGSLVPHGGQNLLEPARFGRGLLTGPHTHNFADVVADLRSEGALIEVQDSEELAASLARLIAHADERNSLGARALAIAARQSAVLDRVMARLEPLLPGS; encoded by the coding sequence ATGATCCTCTGGCTTTACCGGCGGGCGGGCCGCGCGGCCGCGCCGCTCGGACAAGCGCTGCTCCGCCGCCGTCTGCGCGCCGGCAAGGAAGACCCGGACCGGATCGGGGAGCGCATGGGCCACGCCTCCCTGCCCCGGCCCGAGGGGCCGCTGATCTGGCTGCACGCCGCAAGCGTCGGGGAGGCGCAGTCCGTGCTCCGCCTGATTCACCGGCTGCGCGCCGAACGCCCCGGAACGGCCATCCTGATCACCACGGGCACGGTGACGTCGGGGCAAATGCTGTCGCGGGACCTGCCCGACGGCGCCCTGCACCAGTACGTGCCCGTCGACCTGCCGGATGCGACCGGGCGTTTCGTCGCCCACTGGCGGCCCGACATGGCGATCTGGATCGAAAGCGAGCTTTGGCCGAACCTGCTCGCCGCCATGGCGGGCACGGGCCGGCCCATGGCGCTGATCAACGGCCGGATGTCGCGCCGTTCCTGGCGGCGGTGGCGGATGGCGCCCGGTGCGGCGCGGGAGCTGCTCTCGGCCTTCCGCCTGATCCTGGCGCAGACCGACGAGGCGGCAGCCCGTTTCGCCGACCTGGGCGGCGCCAATGTCCGCTGCGAGGGCAACCTGAAATACGCCGCCGATCCCCTGCCCGCCGACGAGGAAGAGCTGGCGCGCCTGCGCGGGATCGTGGCCGCGCGGCCATTCTGGATCGCCGCCAGCATCCATCCGGGCGAGGACGACATCGCGCTGGATGCCCATCTGACCCTGCGCGACAGTTTCCCGGACCTGCTCACCGTTCTGGTACCGCGTCATCCCGCCCGCGCCGCAGACATGGCCCGCAAGGCGGAAAAGCGCGGAATCGCGTGGAGCCAGCGCACGGCAGGGCAGACGCCGGGCCCCGACTGCGGCGTCTACATTGCCGACACCATCGGGGAACTGGGCCTGTTCTACCGTCTGGACGGGCCGGTCTTCGTGGGCGGTTCCCTGGTGCCCCATGGCGGGCAGAACCTGCTGGAGCCCGCGCGCTTCGGGCGCGGGCTGCTGACCGGTCCGCATACCCACAACTTCGCCGACGTGGTTGCAGACCTGCGCTCCGAAGGCGCCCTGATCGAAGTGCAGGACAGCGAGGAACTCGCCGCCTCTCTGGCGCGGCTGATCGCCCACGCGGACGAGCGCAACAGCCTCGGCGCACGGGCGCTCGCCATCGCGGCCCGCCAGTCGGCGGTTCTGGACCGGGTCATGGCCCGTCTGGAGCCGCTGCTGCCCGGGTCATGA
- a CDS encoding PaaI family thioesterase encodes MDDKTDYFANKRNPDEHYRHFDPEDPHEVNTGPFHWRKKGGQVQFAFRAERKHCNSGGIVHGGLLMTFADLMMCGTATEGTDDRGVYTVAFNAEFVASGEEGDLVKARAEVVRRTPKTVFIRGEIYTDDRIVLTCSAVLRRIRAA; translated from the coding sequence ATGGACGACAAGACCGATTATTTCGCCAACAAGCGCAATCCGGACGAGCACTACCGCCATTTCGACCCGGAAGACCCGCACGAGGTCAACACCGGCCCCTTCCACTGGCGCAAGAAGGGAGGGCAGGTGCAGTTCGCCTTCCGCGCCGAACGCAAGCACTGCAATTCCGGCGGTATCGTCCATGGCGGTCTGCTGATGACCTTCGCCGATCTGATGATGTGCGGCACCGCCACCGAGGGCACGGACGACCGCGGCGTCTACACGGTCGCCTTCAATGCGGAATTCGTGGCCAGCGGCGAGGAGGGGGATCTGGTCAAGGCTCGCGCCGAAGTGGTGCGGCGGACACCCAAGACGGTCTTCATCCGCGGCGAGATCTACACCGACGACCGGATCGTGCTCACCTGTTCAGCCGTCCTGCGCCGCATCCGCGCCGCCTGA